The following proteins are co-located in the Clostridiales bacterium genome:
- a CDS encoding ribosome recycling factor, whose product MSVDVQKNLDDKMKKSISVLKEELNTVRAGRANPALLDKIVVEYYGSPSPLKNLSNISVPDPRTLMISPFDPKCIHDIEKAINVANLGINPSNDGKVIRLVIPPVTEERRKDLIKVVKKYGEDSKVAIRNERRDANDELKKQEKAGEITEDDLKKSLDEVQKKIDKCIKDIDQIVVDKEKEIMEV is encoded by the coding sequence ATGAGTGTTGATGTACAAAAAAATCTTGACGACAAAATGAAGAAGAGTATATCAGTATTAAAAGAAGAATTAAATACCGTCAGAGCGGGCAGAGCAAATCCGGCACTTTTGGACAAGATCGTTGTGGAATATTACGGGAGTCCCTCGCCTCTGAAAAACCTTTCAAATATATCCGTACCGGATCCAAGAACTTTGATGATCTCTCCATTTGATCCAAAGTGCATTCACGATATTGAGAAAGCGATCAATGTCGCAAATCTGGGAATCAATCCATCCAATGACGGTAAGGTGATCCGACTTGTGATACCGCCTGTTACAGAAGAAAGAAGAAAAGACCTCATTAAAGTGGTAAAGAAATACGGTGAAGATTCCAAGGTCGCCATCAGAAACGAAAGACGCGATGCGAACGACGAACTGAAGAAACAGGAAAAAGCCGGTGAAATTACCGAGGATGATTTGAAGAAGTCTCTGGATGAAGTTCAGAAAAAGATTGACAAATGCATTAAAGACATCGATCAGATCGTTGTAGATAAAGAAAAGGAAATCATGGAGGTCTAG
- the ispG gene encoding flavodoxin-dependent (E)-4-hydroxy-3-methylbut-2-enyl-diphosphate synthase — MSRQINCGGILIGGGAPVSIQSMTNTDTRNITATVEQIQKLVSAGCDIVRCAIPDMEAAEAFGEIKKKVGIPLVADIHFDYRLALEAIKNGADKVRINPGNIGSRDRVKAVVDAAKEREIPIRIGVNSGSLEKDILEQYGGVTAEGLAESALRNAVLVEEMGFSDLILSLKASDVRLNYAAHKIIHEKTDYPLHIGITEAGTLESGKAKSALGIGALLLDGIGDTVRVSLTGDPVNEVLFAIEILKALDLRSSSIRFVSCPTCGRCGVDLAKITSDVETALKPIEDKMKEKQIPSFTVAVMGCEVNGPGEAREADFGVACGKGKGLIFKDGNIIKTVPEEDIAKELILYIEEEKILV, encoded by the coding sequence ATGAGCAGACAGATTAACTGCGGGGGCATCCTCATCGGAGGAGGCGCTCCCGTTTCCATTCAGTCCATGACAAATACGGATACTAGAAATATCACAGCCACTGTAGAACAGATTCAAAAACTTGTCAGTGCAGGCTGTGATATCGTGCGTTGTGCCATCCCTGATATGGAAGCGGCAGAAGCGTTCGGTGAAATTAAAAAAAAAGTAGGGATACCCCTCGTAGCAGATATCCATTTTGACTATCGTCTGGCTTTGGAAGCAATCAAAAATGGAGCGGATAAGGTAAGAATCAACCCGGGCAATATTGGCAGCAGAGACAGGGTTAAGGCTGTTGTTGATGCAGCCAAGGAACGTGAGATTCCCATTCGGATCGGAGTAAATTCCGGTTCCCTTGAAAAAGACATTCTGGAACAATACGGCGGAGTTACAGCAGAAGGACTTGCTGAAAGTGCACTCAGGAATGCAGTCTTGGTTGAAGAAATGGGATTTTCCGATCTCATCTTGTCCTTGAAAGCCTCGGATGTCAGGCTGAACTACGCAGCGCATAAAATCATCCATGAGAAAACAGACTATCCCCTTCATATCGGAATCACCGAAGCAGGAACGCTGGAAAGCGGAAAGGCAAAATCCGCTTTAGGCATCGGTGCATTGCTGCTGGATGGAATCGGAGACACCGTCCGGGTTTCCCTAACGGGTGATCCGGTAAATGAGGTACTCTTTGCTATAGAAATATTGAAGGCACTGGATTTGAGAAGCAGTTCCATAAGGTTTGTATCCTGCCCGACCTGCGGACGATGCGGAGTCGATTTGGCGAAGATCACGTCGGATGTCGAAACGGCACTGAAGCCCATTGAAGATAAAATGAAAGAGAAGCAAATCCCATCCTTTACCGTTGCAGTAATGGGCTGCGAAGTGAATGGGCCAGGAGAGGCTCGAGAAGCGGATTTTGGAGTTGCGTGCGGCAAAGGCAAGGGACTGATTTTTAAGGACGGAAACATCATAAAAACTGTGCCAGAGGAAGATATTGCAAAAGAATTAATCCTGTATATAGAAGAAGAAAAAATATTGGTTTAG
- a CDS encoding SPFH/Band 7/PHB domain protein: MNIVPVLTIFLLIAIAIFLVVTNIRIVPQARAYVVERLGAYHVTWQVGLHIKIPLIDKISRKVSLKEHVIDFPPQPVITKDNVTMEIDTVIYFQITDPKLYAYGVENPMSAIENLTATTLRNIIGDLELDESLTSREHINTKIRLVLDEATDPWGIKINRVEVKNIVPPRDIQQAMEKQMRAERERREAILRAEGEKTSAILIAEGNKQSQILNAQANKEATILSAEAKKEAQIREAEGHAQAILLVQQATADGIKMLVESSPTQPVIALKSLEAFGKAADGKATKIIIPSEIQGLAGLASSLTELIKEDSKER, from the coding sequence ATGAATATTGTTCCTGTTTTAACCATTTTTCTGTTGATCGCTATTGCTATCTTTCTTGTAGTGACCAATATCAGGATTGTGCCTCAGGCAAGAGCCTATGTGGTGGAGAGACTGGGAGCTTATCACGTCACCTGGCAGGTGGGACTGCATATAAAAATTCCGCTCATTGATAAAATCTCTCGAAAGGTTTCATTAAAGGAGCATGTCATAGACTTTCCCCCTCAGCCAGTAATCACAAAAGATAATGTTACCATGGAAATTGATACGGTGATCTATTTTCAGATCACTGATCCAAAGCTTTACGCATATGGCGTAGAAAATCCTATGTCAGCTATTGAAAATCTGACGGCTACGACGCTGAGAAACATCATTGGTGATCTGGAGCTGGATGAATCATTAACAAGCAGAGAGCATATCAATACCAAGATCCGCCTTGTGCTTGATGAAGCCACCGACCCATGGGGCATTAAGATTAACCGGGTTGAAGTTAAAAATATTGTTCCGCCAAGAGATATTCAGCAGGCCATGGAAAAGCAGATGAGAGCGGAAAGAGAACGGCGAGAAGCTATCCTGAGGGCTGAGGGAGAAAAAACGTCGGCCATATTAATTGCTGAGGGAAATAAACAATCTCAGATTTTAAATGCACAGGCAAATAAGGAAGCAACGATTCTTTCGGCAGAAGCAAAGAAAGAAGCGCAAATCAGAGAAGCTGAGGGTCATGCTCAGGCAATTTTGCTGGTGCAGCAGGCAACTGCAGACGGAATTAAGATGCTTGTGGAATCCAGCCCCACTCAGCCTGTAATTGCGCTGAAGAGTCTGGAGGCCTTTGGTAAGGCTGCGGACGGAAAAGCAACAAAGATCATTATTCCGTCGGAAATACAGGGCCTTGCGGGTCTTGCGTCCTCTCTGACAGAACTCATAAAAGAGGATTCTAAGGAACGCTGA
- a CDS encoding UMP kinase, which translates to MEPKYKRIVLKISGEALAGETKFGLNEDMLSMVAKQVKALVELGVQVAVVVGGGNFWRGRTSKSMDRATADYMGMLATVINSLALQDAFEANGIPTRVQTAIEMKEVAEPYIRRRAMAHLSKNVVVIFAAGTGNPFFSTDTTAALRAAEIEADIILLAKKVDAVYSDDPETNPDAVRYDALTHKEVLEKGLGVMDSTAASLCMDNNIPIHVFGLSEPNNVIKAIYGEKIGTIIS; encoded by the coding sequence ATGGAGCCAAAGTATAAACGGATTGTATTAAAAATCAGCGGAGAAGCGCTGGCGGGTGAAACAAAATTCGGCCTGAATGAAGACATGCTAAGCATGGTTGCAAAACAGGTAAAGGCGCTTGTTGAATTGGGAGTTCAGGTAGCTGTCGTCGTCGGAGGAGGAAACTTCTGGCGTGGAAGAACCAGTAAAAGTATGGATCGTGCAACTGCGGACTATATGGGTATGCTTGCCACAGTCATTAATTCTCTGGCACTGCAGGATGCCTTTGAAGCAAATGGCATACCCACCAGAGTTCAAACCGCAATCGAAATGAAAGAGGTTGCCGAGCCGTATATCAGAAGACGCGCTATGGCGCACCTTTCTAAAAATGTGGTGGTTATATTTGCAGCTGGAACAGGAAATCCGTTCTTTTCCACAGATACGACTGCAGCACTTCGGGCTGCGGAAATTGAAGCCGATATTATCCTGCTGGCAAAGAAGGTTGATGCGGTTTATTCCGATGATCCGGAAACAAATCCGGATGCGGTTCGATATGATGCGCTTACCCATAAAGAGGTTCTTGAAAAAGGACTTGGTGTTATGGATTCCACTGCAGCATCTCTTTGCATGGACAATAACATACCGATTCACGTATTTGGTCTATCTGAACCAAATAACGTAATCAAGGCCATATACGGTGAGAAAATTGGCACGATAATATCATAA
- a CDS encoding NfeD family protein → MFPKKGGMGMIPGLEMSQPLIWVMIAVIFAVIEGLTMGLTTIWFTVGGVAACIIALIGGPLILQVAVFLIVSVILLYFTRPLAEKRLKVGHEKNNIEQLIGKTALVMETIKPYHPGQARLNGLVWTAVTEQESEILEKNELAIVVRVEGVKLVVEKVKGEEK, encoded by the coding sequence GTGTTTCCGAAGAAAGGGGGTATGGGAATGATTCCGGGACTTGAAATGTCACAGCCGTTGATCTGGGTCATGATCGCGGTGATTTTTGCTGTCATTGAAGGCTTAACCATGGGACTGACGACAATTTGGTTTACAGTGGGAGGCGTTGCAGCTTGTATCATCGCGTTGATTGGAGGACCCTTAATCCTTCAGGTGGCAGTTTTTCTGATTGTATCCGTCATCCTGCTTTACTTTACAAGGCCTCTTGCAGAAAAGCGGCTGAAGGTCGGTCATGAAAAAAACAACATTGAACAATTGATCGGAAAGACAGCGCTCGTGATGGAGACCATAAAACCGTATCATCCAGGACAGGCAAGACTGAACGGTCTCGTATGGACAGCGGTGACCGAGCAGGAAAGCGAAATTCTGGAGAAAAATGAGCTGGCAATCGTTGTTCGGGTTGAAGGCGTAAAACTTGTTGTTGAGAAAGTGAAAGGAGAAGAAAAATGA
- a CDS encoding isoprenyl transferase has translation MIDLNRMPAHVAVIMDGNGRWAQGKNLPRMAGHNAGMLALKEIVKASSSLGLKHLTVYAFSTENWKRSVEEVSGIFKLIIIYIEKELRELHENNVRVNILGDYEQLPKDAVKSLERSLETTRNNSGLQFNIALNYGGRDEILRSVKKLAAQIENGTLKAEEITEDKISENLYTAGIPDPDIILRTSGEIRLSNYLLWQCAYSEFVFTDVLWPDFNRNEFEKAIEIYQSRKRRFGGR, from the coding sequence ATGATTGATTTAAATAGAATGCCAGCGCATGTTGCTGTTATTATGGATGGTAACGGTCGTTGGGCTCAGGGAAAAAATCTGCCGCGTATGGCAGGACATAATGCGGGAATGCTTGCTTTAAAGGAAATAGTCAAAGCTTCATCTTCACTGGGGCTAAAACATTTGACTGTTTATGCGTTTTCTACAGAAAACTGGAAGCGGTCCGTGGAGGAGGTCAGCGGAATCTTCAAGCTGATCATTATTTACATCGAAAAAGAACTCAGAGAGTTGCATGAAAACAATGTGAGAGTAAATATTTTGGGAGATTATGAGCAGCTGCCTAAAGATGCGGTAAAAAGCCTGGAGCGATCATTGGAAACGACGAGGAACAATTCTGGCTTGCAGTTTAACATCGCATTGAATTATGGGGGAAGAGATGAAATTCTCAGATCTGTAAAGAAATTGGCTGCACAAATCGAAAATGGAACCTTAAAAGCAGAAGAAATCACCGAAGATAAGATTTCGGAAAACCTGTATACCGCCGGTATACCTGATCCGGACATCATATTAAGAACAAGCGGTGAAATAAGATTGAGTAACTATCTTTTATGGCAATGCGCTTACAGCGAATTCGTATTTACAGATGTACTGTGGCCAGATTTTAACCGTAATGAGTTTGAGAAGGCCATAGAAATCTATCAGAGCCGCAAGAGACGGTTCGGGGGCAGGTGA
- a CDS encoding phosphatidate cytidylyltransferase produces the protein MKTRILSAVIMLPLLTLVVFGGRPLLIACFIIGVMGVREFYQGFEKINIKPSYRVANLSILGLYAVNLFAPDEIHYYMFWLFAVVILSLIYLFNIENRELNDAMATLTGIFYVVFLSFHVTLVDQTGEYGILVWLIFITAFGTDSMAYFAGYAFGRHKLAPKISPKKTIEGSVGGIVGSVLFCGIFGYFVIPQLFIHCIIIGILGGIISQLGDLTASIFKRKMGIKDFGNLIPGHGGILDRFDSVLFTAPMVYYYIVLVISQSVL, from the coding sequence ATGAAAACGCGAATTTTATCGGCAGTGATCATGCTGCCGCTATTGACACTAGTGGTCTTTGGGGGAAGACCGCTGCTGATTGCCTGTTTTATTATTGGGGTAATGGGGGTCAGAGAATTCTATCAGGGTTTTGAGAAAATCAACATCAAACCCTCTTATCGAGTAGCAAATCTCAGTATATTAGGTCTATATGCCGTCAATTTATTTGCTCCGGATGAAATCCATTACTATATGTTTTGGCTTTTTGCGGTGGTTATATTGAGCCTGATTTATCTGTTCAATATTGAGAACCGGGAACTGAATGATGCAATGGCGACTTTGACAGGCATCTTTTACGTGGTATTTTTGTCCTTCCACGTCACGTTGGTGGACCAAACCGGTGAATATGGTATTCTGGTCTGGTTGATCTTTATTACCGCTTTTGGTACGGATTCCATGGCTTACTTTGCAGGCTATGCTTTTGGCAGACACAAGCTTGCTCCCAAAATCAGCCCGAAAAAAACCATAGAGGGCTCCGTTGGAGGGATCGTTGGCAGTGTTTTGTTCTGCGGAATATTCGGATACTTTGTCATACCGCAGCTATTCATTCATTGTATTATCATCGGTATTCTGGGTGGTATCATTTCTCAACTAGGAGATCTTACTGCATCTATATTCAAGAGAAAAATGGGTATTAAAGACTTTGGGAACCTGATTCCCGGTCACGGCGGTATACTGGATCGCTTTGACAGCGTGCTCTTCACGGCACCTATGGTTTATTATTATATCGTACTGGTTATATCACAATCCGTACTTTAA
- the rseP gene encoding RIP metalloprotease RseP, which produces MMIIYALLIFCLLIFIHELGHFLSAKAVGIRVNEFALGMGPLLFHFKKGDTEYSLRALPIGGYCKMEGEDEESNDSAAFNNKSFLAKALVVVAGSVMNLLLAIVIISMVFLSVGMPTNIIKDLSPDLPAAQAGLLPGDRIVQIENTKIKEWEDITNTIGKSTADTLRVIIERDGSMQTFSVGVVKSDEGRRMIGIGPEYTKNPGKALIFGASSTVEMGVKMVEVIGQLFTGEVSTKSLTGPVGIVYMVGDSAKLGMLYLAQLTALISLNLAIVNMLPFPALDGGRLLFMVIRLFTGKAVTDETEGRIHFIGLILLFGLMIYITYQDIGRFFL; this is translated from the coding sequence ATGATGATCATATATGCGTTGTTAATTTTTTGTCTGTTAATTTTCATTCACGAGCTGGGACATTTCTTATCGGCAAAAGCGGTGGGGATACGGGTTAATGAATTTGCACTAGGCATGGGACCGCTTCTGTTCCATTTTAAAAAAGGGGATACGGAATATTCGCTGAGGGCACTTCCTATTGGCGGTTATTGTAAGATGGAGGGCGAGGATGAAGAATCCAATGATTCTGCCGCCTTTAACAACAAATCCTTTCTGGCGAAAGCGCTGGTAGTGGTAGCTGGGTCTGTGATGAACCTGCTTCTTGCCATTGTGATTATTTCGATGGTTTTCTTATCAGTAGGAATGCCCACCAATATTATCAAGGATTTATCACCTGATCTTCCGGCAGCCCAAGCAGGACTGCTGCCCGGCGACAGGATTGTACAAATAGAAAATACGAAGATCAAAGAATGGGAGGATATCACCAACACCATCGGAAAGAGTACCGCTGATACTCTCCGCGTCATTATAGAAAGAGACGGATCGATGCAGACATTTTCCGTTGGGGTCGTCAAATCTGATGAAGGCAGAAGAATGATTGGAATTGGACCCGAGTATACGAAAAACCCGGGTAAGGCGTTGATATTCGGAGCTTCCAGCACGGTAGAAATGGGAGTCAAAATGGTAGAGGTCATCGGCCAGCTCTTTACGGGTGAGGTCTCAACCAAGTCATTGACTGGTCCTGTGGGGATCGTTTATATGGTGGGGGATTCTGCAAAACTCGGAATGCTTTATCTTGCACAGCTTACAGCACTCATCAGTCTGAATCTTGCCATCGTCAATATGCTTCCGTTCCCTGCACTCGATGGAGGAAGACTCCTATTTATGGTAATCAGACTCTTTACCGGTAAAGCGGTAACGGATGAAACCGAAGGAAGAATTCACTTTATAGGACTGATCCTATTGTTTGGCTTGATGATTTATATTACCTATCAGGACATAGGAAGGTTTTTCTTATGA
- a CDS encoding 1-deoxy-D-xylulose-5-phosphate reductoisomerase produces MKKIAILGSTGSVGTQTLDFIESNPDRFTVTVLSCGANVELLREQIRKHQPQLAVVSFEDDAMDLGREFPGTEFLYGMEGLIAAASKSDSDTVVNSLSGMMGLLPTYCAIEAGKDIAFANKETLVAGGEVIMDAVKKNNVQLLPVDSEHSAIFQALQGNDAKALNRIILTASGGPFRGYQLEQLEKVTLAQALKHPKWSMGSKITIDSATLMNKGLEVIEARWLFNVPVDMIEVVVHPQSIIHSMVEYCDHSIIAQLGVPDMRIPVSYALTYPERIKNEYQGINFLETGELNFEKPDMETFRCLSLAYEAIRAGGSYPVVLNAANEVLVQWFLEGRIRFLDIQKTIERVLEEHKPVYHPGLEDILDIDQKIRGDLKL; encoded by the coding sequence ATGAAAAAAATAGCCATTCTGGGGTCCACCGGATCCGTTGGAACTCAGACTTTGGATTTTATAGAGAGTAATCCGGACAGGTTTACAGTGACTGTCCTTTCCTGTGGAGCCAACGTAGAACTGCTAAGAGAACAAATCAGAAAGCACCAGCCGCAGCTTGCTGTTGTGTCCTTCGAAGATGACGCAATGGATTTGGGAAGAGAATTTCCCGGGACAGAGTTTTTGTATGGTATGGAAGGTCTGATTGCTGCTGCCTCAAAAAGTGACAGCGATACGGTTGTAAATTCTCTCAGCGGTATGATGGGGCTGCTGCCTACGTATTGTGCGATTGAGGCAGGCAAAGATATTGCTTTTGCTAATAAGGAAACCTTGGTAGCCGGTGGCGAAGTGATTATGGATGCTGTTAAGAAAAACAATGTACAGCTTCTGCCGGTGGACAGCGAACATAGTGCGATCTTTCAAGCATTACAGGGGAATGATGCCAAAGCATTAAATCGGATTATACTGACTGCTTCAGGTGGTCCATTTCGTGGATATCAGTTAGAGCAGCTTGAAAAAGTGACGCTGGCCCAGGCACTAAAACATCCGAAATGGAGTATGGGAAGCAAAATTACCATCGATTCGGCAACCCTGATGAACAAGGGGCTAGAAGTAATTGAGGCCAGATGGCTTTTTAATGTTCCTGTAGACATGATTGAAGTTGTGGTTCACCCACAGAGCATCATTCATTCCATGGTGGAATACTGTGATCATTCTATCATTGCTCAGCTTGGTGTTCCAGATATGAGAATTCCTGTCAGCTATGCGCTGACTTATCCTGAGCGGATCAAAAATGAGTATCAGGGAATAAATTTCTTAGAAACGGGCGAACTTAATTTTGAAAAGCCGGATATGGAAACCTTTCGATGCCTATCCCTTGCCTACGAAGCAATTCGCGCAGGTGGAAGCTATCCAGTGGTTTTAAATGCGGCAAATGAAGTATTGGTACAATGGTTCCTTGAGGGCCGTATCAGATTTTTGGACATACAAAAGACGATTGAGAGGGTATTGGAAGAACACAAACCGGTATATCATCCCGGTTTAGAGGATATATTGGATATTGATCAGAAAATCAGGGGGGATTTAAAATTATGA
- a CDS encoding elongation factor Ts, whose protein sequence is MEVTASLVKELRERTGAGMMDCKKVLVETSGDMDKAIELLREKGLAKAAKKAGRVASEGLVKLAFAADGKTAAAIEVNSETDFVAKNEEFVEFVNVLADKVLEGDSDSVESFLTLSYGDEGSVQDALNAKIAKIGENLNIRRFQKFAAPGVVYVGYTHGNGKIGVVVGFETEASVDEIHAMGRDVAMQVASMNPKFIDESAVDPEYLESEKKILIQQALNEGKPADIVEKMVTGRLKKELKETCLVEQKFVKDGELSVKQYIDNSAKAIGKTVKVVEMVRYEVGEGIEKKEENFAEEVAKQMNN, encoded by the coding sequence ATGGAAGTAACCGCAAGTTTAGTAAAAGAACTGCGCGAAAGAACAGGCGCAGGTATGATGGACTGCAAAAAAGTACTTGTTGAAACAAGTGGAGATATGGATAAGGCCATCGAGCTGCTGAGAGAAAAGGGTCTGGCAAAGGCTGCTAAAAAAGCTGGAAGAGTTGCATCTGAAGGATTGGTAAAGCTTGCTTTTGCAGCAGATGGCAAGACAGCTGCTGCCATTGAAGTTAATTCAGAGACTGACTTCGTTGCAAAGAATGAAGAGTTTGTTGAATTCGTAAACGTATTAGCAGACAAGGTTCTGGAAGGTGATTCTGATAGTGTTGAATCCTTCCTCACACTTTCATATGGCGATGAGGGCAGTGTTCAGGATGCTTTAAATGCAAAGATCGCTAAGATCGGCGAAAATCTGAATATCAGAAGATTTCAGAAATTCGCGGCTCCCGGTGTTGTTTACGTAGGATATACTCATGGTAATGGAAAAATCGGCGTTGTAGTAGGATTTGAAACAGAAGCATCCGTTGATGAAATCCATGCAATGGGAAGAGACGTGGCCATGCAGGTTGCATCCATGAATCCGAAGTTTATCGATGAATCCGCAGTTGACCCAGAGTATCTGGAGAGCGAGAAGAAAATCCTCATACAGCAAGCACTGAATGAAGGAAAGCCGGCTGATATCGTCGAGAAGATGGTAACCGGAAGATTGAAGAAAGAACTAAAAGAAACCTGCCTTGTTGAGCAGAAGTTCGTTAAGGACGGAGAACTCAGCGTTAAGCAGTATATTGACAACTCAGCAAAAGCCATTGGCAAGACGGTGAAAGTTGTTGAAATGGTTCGTTACGAAGTAGGCGAAGGAATCGAAAAGAAGGAAGAAAATTTTGCCGAAGAAGTAGCAAAACAGATGAACAACTAA
- the rpsB gene encoding 30S ribosomal protein S2 yields the protein MAVISMKQLLEAGVHFGHQTRRWNPKMAPYIFTERNGIYIIDLQKTVKKIDEAYTFMKEVASTGRPVLFVGTKKQAQAAIADEAKRCGMYFVNERWLGGMLTNYKTISSRIKRLNDIRNMETDGTFEALTKKEVIKLKAELEKLEKFLGGIKDMKGMPAAIFVVDPKKERIAIKEARILGIPIIGIVDTNCDPDDVDYIIPANDDAIRAVKLIAGRMADAIIESNQGESFAEAEEAAPAAEVSEEAAE from the coding sequence ATGGCTGTTATTTCAATGAAACAGTTGCTGGAAGCCGGTGTGCATTTCGGACATCAGACAAGAAGATGGAACCCTAAAATGGCTCCTTATATCTTCACAGAAAGAAACGGAATCTACATCATCGACCTTCAGAAGACAGTAAAGAAAATTGATGAAGCGTATACTTTCATGAAGGAAGTTGCATCTACAGGCAGACCCGTTCTGTTTGTCGGAACGAAAAAGCAGGCTCAGGCTGCAATTGCAGACGAAGCAAAGAGATGCGGAATGTACTTTGTAAACGAGAGATGGCTCGGCGGAATGCTGACCAACTACAAGACAATTTCCAGCAGAATCAAAAGACTGAACGACATCAGAAACATGGAGACTGACGGAACCTTTGAAGCACTGACAAAAAAGGAAGTTATCAAGCTGAAGGCTGAACTGGAAAAGCTTGAAAAGTTCCTGGGTGGAATTAAAGATATGAAGGGTATGCCGGCGGCAATCTTCGTAGTTGATCCCAAGAAAGAAAGAATTGCTATCAAAGAAGCTAGAATTTTAGGCATTCCGATCATTGGTATCGTAGATACAAACTGTGATCCGGACGATGTTGATTATATCATCCCTGCTAACGACGATGCAATCAGAGCAGTTAAGCTGATTGCCGGAAGAATGGCTGATGCGATCATTGAATCCAACCAGGGCGAAAGCTTTGCTGAAGCGGAAGAAGCTGCTCCTGCAGCGGAAGTTTCCGAAGAAGCTGCGGAATAA